A genomic stretch from Setaria italica strain Yugu1 chromosome VII, Setaria_italica_v2.0, whole genome shotgun sequence includes:
- the LOC101768463 gene encoding regulator of nonsense transcripts UPF2 isoform X2, which yields MEELKTVNLSKFVGEAVSYICTAKLRSTDIQAAVQICSLLHQRYMDFSPCLIQGLLKTFYPEMSGEPDLDKNARAMKKRSTLKLLMELYFVGIFEDVSTFTTIIKGLTSLEHLKDRETTQTNLSLLASFARQGKSFLGLQQHEQDAYDEFFTGLNITFDQKIFFKKAFCSYYDAASELLLSEHASLRVMELENAKILNAKGELSDENTASYENLRRSFDQLLHCVSSLAEALGMQPPVMPEDGHTTRITTGTDLTTSEKESSVVQHIWDDEDTKAFYESLPDLRAFVPAVLLGQAEPTLAEQHGKVHQQSNECTMQSETEVQDTEHQSGGKTNVEHKNRVNTEKERVDKETSEEMIVGRKGDTEREKVRGVDGASLDSLLQKLPRCGSRDLVDQLAVEFCYLNSKANRKKLVRALFSVPRTSLELLPYYSRLVATLSPFMKNLPSMLLSMLEEEFNFLINKKDQIKIETKIRNIRFIGELCKFKIAPSCLVFGCLKACLDDFTHHNIDVACNLLETCGRFLYRLPETTIRMSNMLEILKRLKNVKNLDAHHSTLVENAYYLCKPPERSSRVSKLRPHLHQYIRRLLFSDLDKSTVQHVLLQLLKLSWADCEQYLVKCFLKVHKGKYSHVHLIALLTASLSHYHHDFAVTVVDEVLEEIRVGLELNDYAMQQQRLAHMRFLGELYNYEYIDSSVIFETLNLLTIFGHGTPEQDLLDPPEDCFRIRLIVTLLQTCGHHFSRGSSKRRLDRFLLLFQRYALRKGPLPLDVEFDVQDMFAELRPKMTRHSSIEGLNDALVELEENERVMAVEKGGDKRHLDSESQLKQSENAAFDTNGKRVANRPKKNVKSHEDIGDSESSSDSRSRYRSGHEDGESFPYEETLDDRLENEDHSEDIDAPVGSDEEGTVEVRRKVVQVDAKEQEDFDRELKAILQESLESRKLELARPTVNMTIPMNAFEGSKDLMAIEAADKENVCGDGEIGKPGDLGDVRVKVLVKRGHKQQTKQMLIPGDCPLVQSTKQQSAAELEEMQNIKRKILEYNEREEELDAGSLQGGDWDQGGSGNMPLAGWPGRVSWVGPNRVGGVRRHYWVAGGFYRGYGRR from the exons ATGGAAGAACTGAAAACTGTAAACTTGAGCAAATTTGTCGGTGAAGCAGTTTCTTACATTTGTACTGCCAAGCTCCGTTCTACTGACATACAAGCTGCAGTTCAG ATTTGCTCGCTACTCCATCAAAGATACATGGACTTCTCTCCTTGCCTTAttcaaggactcttgaagaccTTCTATCCTGAGATGTCTGGAGAACCAGATTTAGACAAGAATGCAAGAGCCATGAAGAAGAGAAGCACTCTTAAACTTCTAATGGAACTGTATTTTGTTGGAATTTTTGAAGATGTTAGTACTTTCACAACCATTATAAAGGGTCTTACATCACTGGAGCATTTGAAGGATCGGGAAACAACGCAGACAAATTTGTCTCTCCTTGCTAGTTTTGCTCGTCAAGGAAAATCTTTTCTTGGACTGCAACAACATGAGCAAGATGCTTATGATGAG TTCTTTACCGGCCTCAATATTACTTTTGATCAGAAGATATTCTTTAAGAAAGCCTTTTGCTCTTACTATGATGCAGCAAGCGAACTTCTCTTGTCAGAACATGCG TCTCTTCGTGTGATGGAATTGGAAAATGCAAAAATTTTGAATGCCAAAGGAGAACTCAGCGATGAGAATACTGCCTCATATGAGAATCTGCGAAGATCTTTTGATCAGTTATTGCACTGTGTTTCCTC CTTAGCTGAAGCTCTTGGTATGCAGCCTCCTGTTATGCCGGAAGATGGACATACAACAAGGATTACCACAGGCACTGACTTAACCACTTCTGAGAAAGAATCCTCTGTGGTACAACATATAtgggatgatgaggacaccaagGCTTTCTATGAATCTTTACCTGATCTCAG AGCATTTGTGCCTGCTGTACTACTGGGACAAGCTGAACCAACATTGGCAGAGCAGCATGGAAAGGTTCACCAGCAATCTAAT GAGTGTACCATGCAGTCAGAGACTGAAGTACAAGATACTGAACATCAATCCGGTGGAAAAACAAATGTGGAGCACAAGAATAGAGTGAACACTGAAAAAGAAAGAGTGGATAAAGAAACATCTGAAGAAATGATTGTTGGCAGGAAAGGAGATACTGAAAGAGAGAAAGTACGAGGCGTAGATGGTGCAAGCTTGGATAGCCTGCTGCAGAAGTTGCCAAGATGTGGTAGCCGTGATCTAGTTGATCAATTGGCA GTAGAGTTTTGCTACCTGAATTCTAAAGCAAACAGGAAGAAACTTGTGCGGGCCTTATTCAGTGTTCCAAGGACTTCTTTGGAACTGCTACCTTACTATTCCCGATTAGTTGCCACCTTGTCGCCATTTATGAAGAATCTTCCGAGTATGCTATTGTCAATGCTTGAAGAGGAGTTTAATTTTTTGATAAATAAGAAG GATCAGATCAAAATTGAAACTAAAATTAGAAACATTCGATTTATTGGGGAGTTGTGCAAATTCAAAATTGCGCCTTCATGCCTTGTTTTTGGCTGTTTGAAG GCTTGCTTAGATGATTTCACACATCATAACATTGATGTGGCCTGCAATCTTCTTGAGACCTGTGGACGCTTTCTTTATCGCTTGCCAGAAACTACAATTCGCATGTCAAACATGTTGGAGATACTGAAGAGATTGAAAAATGTCAAGAATTTGGATGCACACCATAGCACACTTGTAGAAAATGCCTATTACCTATGTAAACCTCCAGAAAGATCTTCCAGAGTCTCTAAACTTCGGCCACATCTACATCAA TACATAAGGAGGTTACTTTTCTCCGATCTTGACAAATCTACTGTTCAACATGTTCTTCTTCAATTGCTCAAGTTGTCTTGGGCAGACTGTGAACAGTACCTTGTGAAGTGTTTTCTAAAGGTTCACAAGGGAAAGTATAGCCATGTTCACCTGATTGCTTTACTCACTGCTAGTCTTAGTCACTATCATCATGACTTTGCTGTGACAGTGGTAGATGAG GTTCTAGAGGAGATTAGAGTTGGACTTGAGCTAAACGACTATGCAATGCAGCAGCAACGCCTTGCCCATATGCGGTTTCTTGGGGAGCTATATAACTATGAGTATATTGATTCATCAGTTATATTTGAGACACTAAACCTTCTTACTATATTTGGTCATGGAACACCTGAG CAAGATCTGCTGGATCCCCCGGAAGATTGTTTCAGGATCAGGCTGATCGTTACACTTCTACAGACTTGTGGTCACCATTTTTCTAGAGgctcttcaaaaagaaggctcGACAGATTTTTGCTACTTTTTCAAAGATATGCTCTCAGAAAAGGGCCGTTACCACTTGATGTAGAATTTGATGTTCAG GATATGTTTGCTGAGTTACGACCCAAAATGACGAGGCATTCATCCATAGAAGGATTAAATGATGCGCTTGTTGAGCTTGAAGAAAATGAGCGTGTGATGGCAGTTGAGAAAGGTGGAGACAAAAGGCACTTGGACAGTGAATCGCAGTTGAAACAATCTGAAAATGCTGCTTTTGATACAAATGGCAAGAGGGTAGCAAATAGACCTAAGAAAAATGTTAAGAGCCATGAAGACATAGGAGATAGTGAGAGCTCTTCAGATAGCAGAAGCAGATACCGGAGTGGACATGAAGACGGGGAAAGTTTTCCGTACGAGGAAACATTAGATGACAGGTTGGAAAATGAAGACCACAGTGAGGACATTGATGCACCTGTTGGTTCAGATGAAGAAGGAACTGTTGAGGTTCGACGGAAGGTGGTGCAAGTTGATGCTAAGGAACAAGAAGACTTTGACAGAGAACTGAAAGCCATTCTTCAGGAAAGCTTGGAGTCACGTAAGTTGGAGCTGGCTAGGCCCACTGTGAACATGACGATACCAATGAATGCCTTTGAGGGGTCAAAGGACTTGATGGCCATTGAAGCAGCGGACAAAGAAAATGTGTGTGGTGACGGTGAGATTGGCAAACCTGGTGATCTCGGCGACGTGCGCGTCAAGGTGCTTGTGAAGAGAGGGCATAAGCAGCAGACGAAGCAAATGCTCATCCCCGGGGACTGCCCACTCGTGCAGAGCACGAAGCAGCAGAGTGCTGCTGAGCTCGAGGAGATGCAGAACATCAAGCGGAAAATTCTTGAGTACAACGAAAGGGAGGAAGAGCTGGACGCAGGGTCGCTGCAAGGCGGGGACTGGGACCAAGGAGGAAGCGGCAACATGCCTCTTGCTGGATGGCCGGGGCGTGTTAGCTGGGTTGGTCCAAACAGAGTTGGAGGCGTTCGGCGGCACTACTGGGTTGCTGGTGGGTTCTACCGTGGCTATGGAAGAAGGTGA
- the LOC101768463 gene encoding regulator of nonsense transcripts UPF2 isoform X1, producing MENTEEESCTGSKQDEEEHRSNQEDEKARLEEYKRLIDLKAALRQSNLNPERPDANHIRTLDSSIKRNTTIIKKLKVINDEVKDGLMEELKTVNLSKFVGEAVSYICTAKLRSTDIQAAVQICSLLHQRYMDFSPCLIQGLLKTFYPEMSGEPDLDKNARAMKKRSTLKLLMELYFVGIFEDVSTFTTIIKGLTSLEHLKDRETTQTNLSLLASFARQGKSFLGLQQHEQDAYDEFFTGLNITFDQKIFFKKAFCSYYDAASELLLSEHASLRVMELENAKILNAKGELSDENTASYENLRRSFDQLLHCVSSLAEALGMQPPVMPEDGHTTRITTGTDLTTSEKESSVVQHIWDDEDTKAFYESLPDLRAFVPAVLLGQAEPTLAEQHGKVHQQSNECTMQSETEVQDTEHQSGGKTNVEHKNRVNTEKERVDKETSEEMIVGRKGDTEREKVRGVDGASLDSLLQKLPRCGSRDLVDQLAVEFCYLNSKANRKKLVRALFSVPRTSLELLPYYSRLVATLSPFMKNLPSMLLSMLEEEFNFLINKKDQIKIETKIRNIRFIGELCKFKIAPSCLVFGCLKACLDDFTHHNIDVACNLLETCGRFLYRLPETTIRMSNMLEILKRLKNVKNLDAHHSTLVENAYYLCKPPERSSRVSKLRPHLHQYIRRLLFSDLDKSTVQHVLLQLLKLSWADCEQYLVKCFLKVHKGKYSHVHLIALLTASLSHYHHDFAVTVVDEVLEEIRVGLELNDYAMQQQRLAHMRFLGELYNYEYIDSSVIFETLNLLTIFGHGTPEQDLLDPPEDCFRIRLIVTLLQTCGHHFSRGSSKRRLDRFLLLFQRYALRKGPLPLDVEFDVQDMFAELRPKMTRHSSIEGLNDALVELEENERVMAVEKGGDKRHLDSESQLKQSENAAFDTNGKRVANRPKKNVKSHEDIGDSESSSDSRSRYRSGHEDGESFPYEETLDDRLENEDHSEDIDAPVGSDEEGTVEVRRKVVQVDAKEQEDFDRELKAILQESLESRKLELARPTVNMTIPMNAFEGSKDLMAIEAADKENVCGDGEIGKPGDLGDVRVKVLVKRGHKQQTKQMLIPGDCPLVQSTKQQSAAELEEMQNIKRKILEYNEREEELDAGSLQGGDWDQGGSGNMPLAGWPGRVSWVGPNRVGGVRRHYWVAGGFYRGYGRR from the exons ATGGAGAATACAGAAGAGGAGAGCTGCACGGGAAGCAAGCAAGATGAAGAGGAGCATCGCAGTAATCAAGAGGATGAG AAGGCCCGTCTTGAAGAATACAAAAGGCTTATTGATTTAAAGGCTGCTCTTCGCCAGAGTAACCTAAACCCTGAAAGGCCTG ATGCAAATCACATAAGGACTCTTGATTCCAGTATTAAACGCAATACAACAATCATCAAGAAACTCAAAGTGATAAATGATGAAGTAAAGGACGGGTTAATGGAAGAACTGAAAACTGTAAACTTGAGCAAATTTGTCGGTGAAGCAGTTTCTTACATTTGTACTGCCAAGCTCCGTTCTACTGACATACAAGCTGCAGTTCAG ATTTGCTCGCTACTCCATCAAAGATACATGGACTTCTCTCCTTGCCTTAttcaaggactcttgaagaccTTCTATCCTGAGATGTCTGGAGAACCAGATTTAGACAAGAATGCAAGAGCCATGAAGAAGAGAAGCACTCTTAAACTTCTAATGGAACTGTATTTTGTTGGAATTTTTGAAGATGTTAGTACTTTCACAACCATTATAAAGGGTCTTACATCACTGGAGCATTTGAAGGATCGGGAAACAACGCAGACAAATTTGTCTCTCCTTGCTAGTTTTGCTCGTCAAGGAAAATCTTTTCTTGGACTGCAACAACATGAGCAAGATGCTTATGATGAG TTCTTTACCGGCCTCAATATTACTTTTGATCAGAAGATATTCTTTAAGAAAGCCTTTTGCTCTTACTATGATGCAGCAAGCGAACTTCTCTTGTCAGAACATGCG TCTCTTCGTGTGATGGAATTGGAAAATGCAAAAATTTTGAATGCCAAAGGAGAACTCAGCGATGAGAATACTGCCTCATATGAGAATCTGCGAAGATCTTTTGATCAGTTATTGCACTGTGTTTCCTC CTTAGCTGAAGCTCTTGGTATGCAGCCTCCTGTTATGCCGGAAGATGGACATACAACAAGGATTACCACAGGCACTGACTTAACCACTTCTGAGAAAGAATCCTCTGTGGTACAACATATAtgggatgatgaggacaccaagGCTTTCTATGAATCTTTACCTGATCTCAG AGCATTTGTGCCTGCTGTACTACTGGGACAAGCTGAACCAACATTGGCAGAGCAGCATGGAAAGGTTCACCAGCAATCTAAT GAGTGTACCATGCAGTCAGAGACTGAAGTACAAGATACTGAACATCAATCCGGTGGAAAAACAAATGTGGAGCACAAGAATAGAGTGAACACTGAAAAAGAAAGAGTGGATAAAGAAACATCTGAAGAAATGATTGTTGGCAGGAAAGGAGATACTGAAAGAGAGAAAGTACGAGGCGTAGATGGTGCAAGCTTGGATAGCCTGCTGCAGAAGTTGCCAAGATGTGGTAGCCGTGATCTAGTTGATCAATTGGCA GTAGAGTTTTGCTACCTGAATTCTAAAGCAAACAGGAAGAAACTTGTGCGGGCCTTATTCAGTGTTCCAAGGACTTCTTTGGAACTGCTACCTTACTATTCCCGATTAGTTGCCACCTTGTCGCCATTTATGAAGAATCTTCCGAGTATGCTATTGTCAATGCTTGAAGAGGAGTTTAATTTTTTGATAAATAAGAAG GATCAGATCAAAATTGAAACTAAAATTAGAAACATTCGATTTATTGGGGAGTTGTGCAAATTCAAAATTGCGCCTTCATGCCTTGTTTTTGGCTGTTTGAAG GCTTGCTTAGATGATTTCACACATCATAACATTGATGTGGCCTGCAATCTTCTTGAGACCTGTGGACGCTTTCTTTATCGCTTGCCAGAAACTACAATTCGCATGTCAAACATGTTGGAGATACTGAAGAGATTGAAAAATGTCAAGAATTTGGATGCACACCATAGCACACTTGTAGAAAATGCCTATTACCTATGTAAACCTCCAGAAAGATCTTCCAGAGTCTCTAAACTTCGGCCACATCTACATCAA TACATAAGGAGGTTACTTTTCTCCGATCTTGACAAATCTACTGTTCAACATGTTCTTCTTCAATTGCTCAAGTTGTCTTGGGCAGACTGTGAACAGTACCTTGTGAAGTGTTTTCTAAAGGTTCACAAGGGAAAGTATAGCCATGTTCACCTGATTGCTTTACTCACTGCTAGTCTTAGTCACTATCATCATGACTTTGCTGTGACAGTGGTAGATGAG GTTCTAGAGGAGATTAGAGTTGGACTTGAGCTAAACGACTATGCAATGCAGCAGCAACGCCTTGCCCATATGCGGTTTCTTGGGGAGCTATATAACTATGAGTATATTGATTCATCAGTTATATTTGAGACACTAAACCTTCTTACTATATTTGGTCATGGAACACCTGAG CAAGATCTGCTGGATCCCCCGGAAGATTGTTTCAGGATCAGGCTGATCGTTACACTTCTACAGACTTGTGGTCACCATTTTTCTAGAGgctcttcaaaaagaaggctcGACAGATTTTTGCTACTTTTTCAAAGATATGCTCTCAGAAAAGGGCCGTTACCACTTGATGTAGAATTTGATGTTCAG GATATGTTTGCTGAGTTACGACCCAAAATGACGAGGCATTCATCCATAGAAGGATTAAATGATGCGCTTGTTGAGCTTGAAGAAAATGAGCGTGTGATGGCAGTTGAGAAAGGTGGAGACAAAAGGCACTTGGACAGTGAATCGCAGTTGAAACAATCTGAAAATGCTGCTTTTGATACAAATGGCAAGAGGGTAGCAAATAGACCTAAGAAAAATGTTAAGAGCCATGAAGACATAGGAGATAGTGAGAGCTCTTCAGATAGCAGAAGCAGATACCGGAGTGGACATGAAGACGGGGAAAGTTTTCCGTACGAGGAAACATTAGATGACAGGTTGGAAAATGAAGACCACAGTGAGGACATTGATGCACCTGTTGGTTCAGATGAAGAAGGAACTGTTGAGGTTCGACGGAAGGTGGTGCAAGTTGATGCTAAGGAACAAGAAGACTTTGACAGAGAACTGAAAGCCATTCTTCAGGAAAGCTTGGAGTCACGTAAGTTGGAGCTGGCTAGGCCCACTGTGAACATGACGATACCAATGAATGCCTTTGAGGGGTCAAAGGACTTGATGGCCATTGAAGCAGCGGACAAAGAAAATGTGTGTGGTGACGGTGAGATTGGCAAACCTGGTGATCTCGGCGACGTGCGCGTCAAGGTGCTTGTGAAGAGAGGGCATAAGCAGCAGACGAAGCAAATGCTCATCCCCGGGGACTGCCCACTCGTGCAGAGCACGAAGCAGCAGAGTGCTGCTGAGCTCGAGGAGATGCAGAACATCAAGCGGAAAATTCTTGAGTACAACGAAAGGGAGGAAGAGCTGGACGCAGGGTCGCTGCAAGGCGGGGACTGGGACCAAGGAGGAAGCGGCAACATGCCTCTTGCTGGATGGCCGGGGCGTGTTAGCTGGGTTGGTCCAAACAGAGTTGGAGGCGTTCGGCGGCACTACTGGGTTGCTGGTGGGTTCTACCGTGGCTATGGAAGAAGGTGA
- the LOC101769142 gene encoding cytokinin dehydrogenase 8 isoform X3 — MVLKALYLYAAVVVLLLCSSANFIQSPSDVFGPVALLEPTPSAARDFGAVVSEAPVAVMRPGSAADVARLLGALSSAPAGPGRRPRASVAARGAGHSLHGQAQARGGIVVETRALPRAVEVGGGGAYADVGAGALWVEVLEECLRAGLAPRSWTDYLYLTVGGTLSNGGISGQAFKHGPQISNVLQLEVVTGTGEVVTCSPTQSPELFFAVLGGLGQFGIITRARIPLQVAPPKVRWVRAFYDSFETFTGDQELLVSMPELVDYVEGFMVLNEQSLRSSSVAFPAEVNFTPDFGSDGVGGGKKVYYCIEFAVHDFQRQDSAAAADGDHVVELVSGKLSFLRPHAYSVEVAYFDFLNRVRMEEESLRSRGLWDVPHPWLNVFVPRHGAAAFKDLLMGTVTRGEFEGPVLVYPLLTDSMCSRTLNMPARESVMFRTRD, encoded by the exons ATGGTGCTCAAGGCGCTGTACCTGTACGCCGCCGTCGTGGTCctgctgctctgctcctccGCGAACTTCATCCAGAGCCCGAGCGACGTGTTCGGCCCCGTAGCGCTCCTGGAGCCGACGCCATCCGCGGCCCGCGACTTCGGCGCCGTGGTATCCGAGGCGCCCGTCGCGGTCATGCGGCCCGGgtccgccgccgacgtcgcgcGGCTGCTGGGCGCGCtgtcctcggcgccggcggggcccgggcggcggccgagggcgtccgtggcggcgcgcggcgcggggcacTCGCTCCACGGTCAGGCGCAGGCGCGCGGCGGCATTGTGGTGGAGACGCGCGCCCTGCCGCGCGCCgtggaggtcggcggcggcggcgcgtacgCGGACGTGGGCGCCGGCGCGCTGTGGGTGGAGGTGCTGGAGGAGTGCCTGAGGGCCGGGCTCGCGCCGCGGTCGTGGACGGACTACCTGTACCTCACCGTGGGCGGGACGTTGTCCAATGGCGGCATCAGCGGGCAGGCGTTCAAGCACGGCCCGCAGATCAGCAACGTCCTGCAGTTGGAGGTCGTCACAG GCACAGGCGAGGTGGTGACATGCTCACCCACCCAGAGCCCGGAGCTTTTCTTCGCCGTCCTTGGTGGCCTTGGCCAGTTCGGTATCATAACCAGGGCAAGGATTCCGCTGCAAGTTGCTCCCCCCAAG GTGAGATGGGTGAGGGCCTTCTACGACAGCTTCGAGACCTTCACCGGGGACCAGGAGCTCCTGGTCTCAATGCCGGAGCTGGTGGACTACGTGGAGGGGTTCATGGTCCTGAACGAGCAGTCCCTCCGGAGCTCCTCCGTCGCCTTCCCCGCCGAGGTCAACTTCACCCCGGACTTCGGCTCCGACGGCGTCGGCGGAGGAAAGAAGGTCTACTACTGCATCGAGTTCGCGGTGCACGACTTCCAGCGGCaagactccgccgccgccgccgacggcgaccaT GTTGTGGAGCTGGTCTCCGGGAAGCTGAGCTTTCTGCGGCCCCACGCGTACAGCGTGGAGGTGGCCTACTTCGATTTCCTCAACAGGgtgaggatggaggaggagagcCTCAGGAGCCGGGGCCTCTGGGACGTGCCGCACCCCTGGCTCAACGTGTTCGTGCCCAGGCACGGCGCCGCGGCGTTCAAGGACCTGCTCATGGGTACCGTCACGCGGGGGGAGTTCGAGGGGCCCGTCCTCGTCTACCCCCTCCTCACTGACAG CATGTGTTCAAGGACTCTGAACATGCCTGCCCGTGAATCCGTGATGTTCAGAACTCGGGATTAG
- the LOC101769142 gene encoding cytokinin dehydrogenase 8 isoform X4, protein MVLKALYLYAAVVVLLLCSSANFIQSPSDVFGPVALLEPTPSAARDFGAVVSEAPVAVMRPGSAADVARLLGALSSAPAGPGRRPRASVAARGAGHSLHGQAQARGGIVVETRALPRAVEVGGGGAYADVGAGALWVEVLEECLRAGLAPRSWTDYLYLTVGGTLSNGGISGQAFKHGPQISNVLQLEVVTGTGEVVTCSPTQSPELFFAVLGGLGQFGIITRARIPLQVAPPKVRWVRAFYDSFETFTGDQELLVSMPELVDYVEGFMVLNEQSLRSSSVAFPAEVNFTPDFGSDGVGGGKKVYYCIEFAVHDFQRQDSAAAADGDHVVELVSGKLSFLRPHAYSVEVAYFDFLNRVRMEEESLRSRGLWDVPHPWLNVFVPRHGAAAFKDLLMGTVTRGEFEGPVLVYPLLTDSSVCLYAACVQGL, encoded by the exons ATGGTGCTCAAGGCGCTGTACCTGTACGCCGCCGTCGTGGTCctgctgctctgctcctccGCGAACTTCATCCAGAGCCCGAGCGACGTGTTCGGCCCCGTAGCGCTCCTGGAGCCGACGCCATCCGCGGCCCGCGACTTCGGCGCCGTGGTATCCGAGGCGCCCGTCGCGGTCATGCGGCCCGGgtccgccgccgacgtcgcgcGGCTGCTGGGCGCGCtgtcctcggcgccggcggggcccgggcggcggccgagggcgtccgtggcggcgcgcggcgcggggcacTCGCTCCACGGTCAGGCGCAGGCGCGCGGCGGCATTGTGGTGGAGACGCGCGCCCTGCCGCGCGCCgtggaggtcggcggcggcggcgcgtacgCGGACGTGGGCGCCGGCGCGCTGTGGGTGGAGGTGCTGGAGGAGTGCCTGAGGGCCGGGCTCGCGCCGCGGTCGTGGACGGACTACCTGTACCTCACCGTGGGCGGGACGTTGTCCAATGGCGGCATCAGCGGGCAGGCGTTCAAGCACGGCCCGCAGATCAGCAACGTCCTGCAGTTGGAGGTCGTCACAG GCACAGGCGAGGTGGTGACATGCTCACCCACCCAGAGCCCGGAGCTTTTCTTCGCCGTCCTTGGTGGCCTTGGCCAGTTCGGTATCATAACCAGGGCAAGGATTCCGCTGCAAGTTGCTCCCCCCAAG GTGAGATGGGTGAGGGCCTTCTACGACAGCTTCGAGACCTTCACCGGGGACCAGGAGCTCCTGGTCTCAATGCCGGAGCTGGTGGACTACGTGGAGGGGTTCATGGTCCTGAACGAGCAGTCCCTCCGGAGCTCCTCCGTCGCCTTCCCCGCCGAGGTCAACTTCACCCCGGACTTCGGCTCCGACGGCGTCGGCGGAGGAAAGAAGGTCTACTACTGCATCGAGTTCGCGGTGCACGACTTCCAGCGGCaagactccgccgccgccgccgacggcgaccaT GTTGTGGAGCTGGTCTCCGGGAAGCTGAGCTTTCTGCGGCCCCACGCGTACAGCGTGGAGGTGGCCTACTTCGATTTCCTCAACAGGgtgaggatggaggaggagagcCTCAGGAGCCGGGGCCTCTGGGACGTGCCGCACCCCTGGCTCAACGTGTTCGTGCCCAGGCACGGCGCCGCGGCGTTCAAGGACCTGCTCATGGGTACCGTCACGCGGGGGGAGTTCGAGGGGCCCGTCCTCGTCTACCCCCTCCTCACTGACAG CTCTGTTTGCTTGTACGCAGCATGTGTTCAAGGACTCTGA